The genomic stretch gtatatccacgatgggtgatcactgcatACGTTATTAGACTATGcatatggttctgcttggtatatttgcgatgggggaccatacgcattctaggagtgatcatgcttggcaTATCCGCGATGGATCACTACCTATAGCTATAAGATACAGtcttgcttggtatatccacgatgAGGGACTGTTAGGGgctgatcatgcttggtatattcacaatgggtgatcactgcctacgTTATTAGACTATgcctatggttctgcttggtttaTCCACGATGGGGGACCATAAGCATACTAGGAATGATCATActtggtatatccacgatgggtgatcactacctagagttaggatatggtcctgcttggtatatccgcgatgggggaccatacatATTGTAGTGGTGAttatgcttggtatatccgcaatgGCTTATCACTGCATACACACTTAGATTATgcctatggttctgcttggtatatcctcAATAGGGGACTTTACGCATACCAGAGTTGATGATGATTAGTGGTACTTAGAACATTTCGGTAGGTGCCATATTTTAgttggattccattgagtggtctggaattCTTACTCTTGCTCATTTTCATAAGTTAGTCTAGAACCCTAGATTCGAGTGAATGAAGATTAACCACACTAGATCTTGTGAATATAAATGAAATTTACCATGTTATTACTTATAATCCAAGTagggaattatgtagagttctttaattaaattcatgaaatgatatgttatttcATTGATTGATTAACGTAGTCAGACGTTAATATCGTGTATCTTTGATTCAtggaatttattaattaaacgtGATTTGATTTGTGTATTGATGATATATGTGAATTGTGATTTGAAGTGTTTGTTGAATTGTTCGATGGAAAGtaatttgacgtgcatatttgaAATGAGATTTGATTTGCATGATTGGTataatgtgatgaaatgtgagggctagtagtggaTCGTTAACCCACTATCATAGGGGATTCATTGATTCGAGACTCGTTTCGTTAAGCCTTTGTAATTTGAGTACTTGTTTCTTGTTTGTTCTTTGACCATTGTTATATTGTTTGGACTTCCGCTCGGTTCCATTGAGCGATCCGGAACTGGGTTTCCACTGGGGTTCTGTTCAGTGGTTTGGTTCCTTACTCCgtctggattccgttgagtggtccataATCCCTCATGATCCGCAATTCTGTTGAGTGCTCCAGAATTGTATCCAGCttggatttcattgagtggttcGATATGCATTGTACTCCgcgattctgttgagtggtccagaatcgtATCCACTCGGATTCCATTGAGAGGTCCGGAATCCCTTTTACTCCgcaattccgttgagtggtctggaatcgTATCTTGATTTGGATTTCGGTGAGTGGTTCGGAGCCCGATGTATTTGGCCGAACTGTGTCGCTCTAGCCTTGCATTTCGGTGtattgtatgtgttattgattggTGTGATTATTGGATGGTGTTGGAATGCATATGTGTGGGTGAATGGCAAGATGACTAGAGAATATTATTGTGTTTCGTTGAATGTTCCTTGAGGTGCTACATGCTTGAATTATGGTATTATGTTGAGACGTAGTGAGATATGCGATGAATGTTCGAGTGTAGTGaatgacgaactacgaatgacttgatccctgtttagagTACGTAGGCAGTCCAACGAagaggttagatgcaaccataaagtatacgaaaagTTATTATGCGATTCAATTCTCGAGTTGTGCCTTGCCATATCCCGGAGGCAGGGTAAGTTAGAAATATAGGTATTTGGTGACATCACGTGTTGATCTTGGACGAatgtcgggatcggggcgtgacaatGAATGCCGATTTACTTCAAAAGGCATGGTCTTTCATAACTATCCATCATCGAAAGGAACATTCCTTTCAGATACATAGTTAGGGGTAactgtgggaccatgattttctaggCCAGATTAATACGTATATCCCAGAAATCTAGTCATGGACTCAACAGTCTCTATAGCAAATTTTCTAGGCCAGAGTAATACGTATATCCCAGAAATCTAGTCATGGACTCAACAATCTCTATAGCAGAGCTATAAAAACATATCATCCTGCTACCATCATTCTATTCCAGATAAATGGGCAAAGTCCATCGACTTCATTAAGATAGGTCATTCTTGTTCCGCAAGACACGAAAACCTGATCCGGCATAGAATTAACCAGGTTTCCTATATTTTTGAAATTCCTACAATATAGGGATTTTAGTACACGccgcaagtaatcacactcTTGAAAGAATGCAATATCTATTCCTAGACATCCTCTGTGATTCTCTCAGTTTAATATAGATTCTATATTCTAAAAGGACTCTCTCTCGACTAGTATAAATACACCATTTTAGGATTCATCTCTGGTAACACAATTATCACATACTCTATTCTCCTGCCTACTACTTGAGTCTCATATATTGCTTTAGCACCCTGCTGGTGCCAAGGTCACTTTAcgatttgtttattattttacatGTAGTCGAGTTTGTGCATCTCCTCCCCCACGGTGATGTGTGAATTTGATTCCAacattgaagtttttttttacaatattCTTAAACCGATTTTACCAAACCCATTAACAATGGTTTGATATGATTCAATTTCAATGATAGTATTCatcaaaactaaattaaattaaacagttGAATGcttattaattcaattatatttttaatatcaaACAGacaaaccgaaccgaactgaTTCCTAATTAAAACGGCCTAATTATATGGCATGGCCAAGTAGGTCAGCTGTCCTATTTTTGGATAACAGAACACATGGAAGTCAGGATCGTCAATCAATACGTCAAGTTATTCATTTCCTTTATATATTACTAGTGGTCAGCAATaaacataaattatatatacatatatatatatatattttttttttctctggttTCAATAGGATGCCTGTTTCTGTTTTTTCCAAAGATTCTGTTccttatttttgtttataaaagCTGGgtgtgtttggtttggtttccaACTTGCAAGAATATATCTGAAACAAAAACATGGTAGCTTTGATACCTCAAGAAAACACGGTTGCTGCTTTGGTAGCTCGCACTGGAAGGCATTTGCAGCGTTACAGCAAAGGTCGTCGCCAAGTTGTCGGGttagtctttctctctctctctccgaaCTTGTATATCTACTGCATTACTTGTTATTGAAGGGCCTTCTTCACCAATTCTCTGTGTTCCGAGTTCAAATCCTCTTCCCTCCATTTAGTATAGCTTAGACAACTAATATCGCGTGTAATCGGTAAAAGAGATTGATGCTTTTGGTTACTGATGGTGCTTTTTCCGTTCGTACTATTTGTGCAGATGTATTCCATATAGATATAAAGCTTCCAAGCAAACTCCCTTAAAGGATGATGCACAAGAACTTGAAGTCCTTGTCATTAGTTCACAGAAGGGCAAAGGGATGCTCTTTCCAAAGGTACCctgattttcttttcaatcacATTAATGATGATTTGTTGCAGTAATTACTTCAGTTTAAATcatacaaaattttcaattaatccATAACAGGGAGGGTGGGAACAGGACGAATCCAAGGAAGGGGCAGCGTCGCGAGAGACGCTAGAGGAAGCAGGAGTACGAGGACTCATTGGGGTTAGTGACGATCTTCCTTGTTACTCGTTTACTTAAGAATAACgctttttgtaccatatttactcactgccttgctaatcACCTCTTCCATGATAAGGCGGATCCTATTAGTGGTCAGTAAATGTCGTCCAAATAGCAATATTCGTTGGCTGATTAACTAGCTTGTTACAATTAACTTAGGAAATATCATAATTTTGATGTTCTTGTTATCTTTTTTACAGTGTGAATTGGGTAAATGGAGTTTCAAGAGCAAAAGCCATGATTCTGACTATGAAGGCTACATGTTCCCTTTACTTGTTCAGGAGCAGTTAGATTTCTGGCCAGAGAAGAACCTCAGGCAAAGAGTTTGGGTATGCTTTTATATGTGCATGTTTAATTTTATCAATTAATTTATCCAATTAATAGATATAATTGCTGATTCAATTTGGAAATAATTGTGAAAATAGATGAATGTTGAAGAAGCAAGAGAAGTCTGTCAGCATTGGTGGATGAAAGAAGCTTTGGATAGATTAGTATATCGACTAACTCAGCAACAAAAGCATCAAGGCCCTCTTCTTAAATCTAggaaggaaaatctgatggcaTGTACATAGAAAAGGTGCTTTTGGAGAAGTGCTTATGGAGATATCAGTATTGCTTTTTCCTCTTAGTCAAAAAGCATTTAGGCAGAGTACTCTCCTATAGGATTCAAACAAGCAAGAAAAAAGCCACAACTGAAAATCattagcttcttgtttttgttctgCTGGAATTCTAATCCAGAAAATTTTGTCACAATCATGTTGGTTGAAGCTAAAGAATCTGAGCAAGAttgtttcaaataataaaaCGTTTCATTTTTTTCGCAAATTTGTTCGTTGCTTGGATGATCCATGGACTTTTTGAGCTTGAATTATGTCGAGGGgatgcgaaaaaaaaaaaatagaaaaatgggAACTCTTTCATCAAATGAAGTCCTGTGAAGAAAAATGACCATTCATTACCTTAATTTCCAGTACTCTGTCCTGAATTGCCTGTAATTTACTGGGAATTTCACTTCCGTCTTTGTACTAAATTGAAATCAAAATGGAACTACAAGGACAATAGCCACAAAACTGAAGGGCATAACAATATCAATACAAACACAGTCCCAACAGAAACCATAGAAGCCAAACCAGCCCCTCCACCCCAAAAAGCAGAAACACAAAAAGGAACGAGAATGTTTGtgttttctcttctcttttcttttcgtttttgaaGAAAGGAcataaaaacacacacacaaagtttTTCTAAATGAAAGTAAATTTCTGTTGTTTGACATGTGATTTCAACATCACTTTCCGATGCATCAGATGCTAATATTCTAGTAATTCCGATTTGCCATGCATCCGTTCGTTTATGATTGATGTATTGTTTCTACTTAAGAAACCTATCGATAATTTTATTCCTGATACATCTGTAATAAAGATCATTTGAAACAAAAGGCTTTGAGCAGACAGAAGTTTCAACCatataacataaaaaaatcaGTATACGGACATCATGCGATCCTCTAATATTCGGTTTATTTCTGTCCGGTTTCAAACGAGAAGGGAGTAATGAAATCATGCAATAAAACTCTAAATCAGAACATGGGCTACCTCATGCCCAGCACTCCGAAGTGCCTGGAGTCGTTCCACGGATTCCTGACCAATAACTACCAAATAGCTTCTTTTCTTATCTCCTGAGTCACTGCTATCACCAAGTTTTTGCTTGCCAATTCTTTAAACTAATGTTGAAGAAGAGGTGAAACACCAGTCTGAAAAAATACTAACGGAACAAAGGATCATCGTCACATACTTAGGTCATCTCTAACAGAAGGGTCCAAAGAGCCAGAGGTCCGAAATTTGCCCGAAAAACGTCTCCAAttgagggctaggccagagggttCGTGAGCCCCATGGAATCTGAAAGAGCTAAAGGGCCAACTGGCTGGCCCAATCCAGCCATCCAGCTAG from Pyrus communis chromosome 7, drPyrComm1.1, whole genome shotgun sequence encodes the following:
- the LOC137740940 gene encoding nudix hydrolase 18, mitochondrial-like isoform X1, whose protein sequence is MVALIPQENTVAALVARTGRHLQRYSKGRRQVVGCIPYRYKASKQTPLKDDAQELEVLVISSQKGKGMLFPKGGWEQDESKEGAASRETLEEAGVRGLIGCELGKWSFKSKSHDSDYEGYMFPLLVQEQLDFWPEKNLRQRVWMNVEEAREVCQHWWMKEALDRLVYRLTQQQKHQGPLLKSRKENLMACT
- the LOC137740940 gene encoding nudix hydrolase 18, mitochondrial-like isoform X2, whose amino-acid sequence is MVALIPQENTVAALVARTGRHLQRYSKGRRQVVGCIPYRYKASKQTPLKDDAQELEVLVISSQKGKGMLFPKDESKEGAASRETLEEAGVRGLIGCELGKWSFKSKSHDSDYEGYMFPLLVQEQLDFWPEKNLRQRVWMNVEEAREVCQHWWMKEALDRLVYRLTQQQKHQGPLLKSRKENLMACT